A single window of Streptomyces sudanensis DNA harbors:
- the bldC gene encoding developmental transcriptional regulator BldC — MTARTPDAEPLLTPAEVATMFRVDPKTVTRWAKAGKLTSIRTLGGHRRYREAEVRALLAGIPQQRSEA; from the coding sequence ATGACCGCTCGCACCCCTGATGCTGAGCCGCTGCTGACCCCCGCCGAGGTCGCCACGATGTTCCGCGTGGACCCGAAGACGGTGACCCGCTGGGCCAAGGCAGGCAAGCTCACGTCCATCCGCACGCTGGGTGGACACCGACGGTACCGCGAGGCAGAGGTCCGTGCGCTGCTCGCGGGTATCCCGCAGCAGCGTAGCGAGGCCTGA
- a CDS encoding Leu/Phe/Val dehydrogenase, whose amino-acid sequence MTDLTDGVLHTLFRSEQGGHEQVVLCQDRASGLKAVIAIHSTALGNALGGTRFYPYASEEAALLDALNLSRGMSYKNALAGLEHGGGKAVIIGDPEVVKTEELLLAYGRMVASLGGRYVTACDVGTYVADMDVIARECRWTTGRSPENGGAGDSSVLTSFGVFQGMRASAQHLWGDPTLSGRTVGVAGVGKVGHYLVEHLLQDGAEVVITDVREESVRRITDRFPQVRVAADTDALIRTEGLDVYAPCALGGALNDDTVPVLTAKVVCGAANNQLAHPGVEKDLAERGILYAPDYVVNAGGVIQVADELHGFDFERCRAKTAKIFDTTLAIFARAKEDGIPPAAAADRIAEQRMADARRA is encoded by the coding sequence GTGACCGATCTGACCGACGGCGTCCTGCACACCCTGTTCCGCTCGGAGCAGGGTGGCCACGAGCAAGTCGTGCTGTGCCAGGACCGCGCCTCCGGCCTGAAGGCCGTCATCGCCATCCACTCGACCGCCCTGGGCAACGCCCTCGGCGGTACCCGCTTCTACCCCTACGCATCCGAGGAGGCGGCCCTCCTCGACGCACTCAACCTGTCGCGGGGAATGTCGTATAAGAACGCCCTGGCCGGTCTGGAGCACGGCGGCGGCAAGGCCGTGATCATCGGTGACCCCGAGGTCGTCAAGACCGAGGAGCTGCTCCTGGCCTACGGCCGGATGGTGGCCTCCCTGGGCGGCCGTTACGTCACGGCCTGCGACGTCGGCACGTACGTGGCCGACATGGACGTGATCGCCCGCGAGTGCCGCTGGACGACCGGCCGCTCCCCCGAGAACGGCGGTGCCGGGGACTCCTCGGTCCTCACCTCGTTCGGCGTCTTCCAGGGCATGCGCGCCTCCGCCCAGCACCTGTGGGGCGACCCGACGCTGAGCGGCCGCACGGTCGGCGTCGCGGGCGTCGGCAAGGTCGGCCACTACCTGGTCGAGCACCTGCTGCAGGACGGCGCCGAGGTCGTGATCACGGATGTGCGGGAGGAGTCGGTGCGCCGCATCACCGACCGGTTCCCGCAGGTCCGGGTGGCCGCCGACACGGACGCCCTGATCCGCACCGAGGGCCTGGACGTCTACGCGCCGTGCGCGCTCGGCGGCGCCCTCAACGACGACACCGTGCCCGTCCTGACGGCGAAGGTGGTGTGCGGCGCGGCCAACAACCAGCTCGCGCACCCGGGCGTCGAGAAGGACCTCGCCGAGCGCGGGATCCTCTACGCGCCCGACTACGTCGTCAACGCCGGCGGCGTGATCCAGGTCGCCGACGAACTCCACGGCTTCGACTTCGAGCGGTGCAGGGCGAAGACGGCGAAGATCTTCGACACCACCCTGGCGATCTTCGCACGTGCGAAGGAAGACGGCATCCCGCCGGCCGCCGCGGCCGACCGGATCGCCGAGCAGCGGATGGCCGACGCCCGCCGCGCGTAG
- a CDS encoding DUF3073 domain-containing protein: MGRGRAKAKQTKVARQLKYNSGGTDLARLASELGASTSSQPPNGEPFEDDDEEDDPYARYAELYNDEDDEDEESGPSSQRRGA, from the coding sequence ATGGGGCGCGGCCGGGCCAAGGCCAAGCAGACGAAGGTCGCCCGCCAGCTGAAGTACAACAGCGGTGGGACGGACCTCGCACGGCTGGCCAGCGAGCTGGGCGCATCGACTTCGAGTCAGCCTCCGAACGGAGAGCCGTTCGAGGACGACGACGAGGAAGACGACCCGTACGCCCGCTACGCGGAGCTGTACAACGACGAGGATGACGAGGACGAGGAGTCCGGTCCGTCATCCCAGCGTCGCGGCGCTTGA